The following nucleotide sequence is from Natronosalvus caseinilyticus.
GTATTCTTCTATATGTCCATCATCACGAACTAACACGGAGGCACCGTCCCACGACACCTCGATCGCCATTCGAACACCCGACTGCGAATCGGATGGGAAATCCGTAAGAATACGATCAACACTATCCGGGTCGATACGATCGTTCAATGTAGATATGACGAATGGATCGGCTTCCATTGCCGCCGCAACTGGCGGGACGAGCGCAGTGGCTGCACGTTCTACGTCAGGGTCAAAGGGCCGCGACGGAAGTGACCGCTCAGCGGTCAAAAACGGCCAACGCACCCCCCGCTCTTCGGTATCCATGCAAAGTAATCGCGATCAAGAGTTGAGTATCATTCGGTCAGTTCACGCGAAGATCATTGACAACTCGATGTCCTCTGATTTATAGTCGGTGACGGCGTTTTACCCCTATGAATAACGATAGAGGAGGGCCACCATTCGCGAGTGATGAAACTCGCCGTCAGCTCGACAAACTCCTCGCCGTTCTCTCCAACCAACGCAGGCGAGATCTCCTTTATCATCTTCTCGCGGTCGAAGTTACCGATGTAGAGACCCTTGCAATTGAAATGTCAGCAGAAATCGAAAGCGTTTCGACCACCGAAGTTTCGAACGATATTCGAGAACAGGTGCAAATAAACTTGGTTCATACCGATCTCCCGAAGCTCGTTGAGATCGGTGCAATCGAGTTTGATCGGCGGACTGGCGATATTCGCAGCCGAAACTTTTCGCCACTACTCGACCAGATCGTAGAAGCCTGTCAGGATATCGAAATAGACGACTAATTGTCCAAGCCGAGACAACAACATCCCCGCTTCTATTACCAATATGCCAGATAGCCGGCTTGCAATTCAAATTGGCGAGGTTGCTGAGGACTTCGATATTCATCGGAATTCGACTCGGCATCTAAGAATGAACTTGAGAAAGACGGTCGCATTCGGAAAGAGGAGCCGGAAAGAGGAGCACGGTTATGCGTTTGTTTGGTGGTCAAGGTGTTTTCGAGCAATAGTATTTTGATTTGCTGTTGAACAGCTGGCCTTGTTGAAATCCCCTGTCAGTGATGTGTTCAGCAGCCGTGCTGAACTCAAAGCACGAATATTGCAAGGACTGAAAGTCGACCTGGGAAAGTAGTGATCGGTCAGTAGAGGGAAGACACTCACACTGCCATATTTCTTGACTTTTTATTTCTTTGTAAGAAAGTCTTTTGACGGTGGCTGCGAATATCGATGTGAGAGTTTATGGGAGCCAATACCACTCGTGAGAGCCTGAACGTCCGTTACGATTTGGCATCATGGCTCGTCACGGCTGTCGGCATTGTACTGGGGATTGCTGGCGTTGCGTATCTCGTCGCTCATCCAGAACCGATAACAACGTGGGGGATCGAACTCGTCCTTGTCAGCGCTCCAGCGGCGGCAATCGTCTACGGTGGCTACTG
It contains:
- a CDS encoding DUF7344 domain-containing protein → MNNDRGGPPFASDETRRQLDKLLAVLSNQRRRDLLYHLLAVEVTDVETLAIEMSAEIESVSTTEVSNDIREQVQINLVHTDLPKLVEIGAIEFDRRTGDIRSRNFSPLLDQIVEACQDIEIDD